A genomic region of Friedmanniella luteola contains the following coding sequences:
- the rimO gene encoding 30S ribosomal protein S12 methylthiotransferase RimO, protein MPVPTAPTLPTLAREADDLLAVHLVTLGCARNEVDSEELAARLEDGGFRLVADPEDADAVMVNTCGFVEAAKKDSVDTLLAAADLKEQGRPRAVVAVGCLAERYGNELAESLPETDAVLSFDDYADVAGRLSAILAGQPHTAHVPRDRRTLLPMAPAARRAAAQGQSLPGHGTPAPAAAAPDLPVGLAPASGPRPLRRRLEGGPTAPLKIASGCDRRCAFCAIPAFRGAYLSRPAAEVVTEARWLVEQGVRELFLVSENTSSYGKDLGDIRALEALLGELSALDGLDWIRVSYLQPAEVRPSLVSAMTSTPKVVPYFDLSFQHASPTLLRRMRRFGDPDSFLALIASIRAQAPTAGIRSNVICGFPGETEADVDVLCDFLGEAGLDAIGVFGYSDEDGTEAARLDRQLPLDVVEERRERLADLVDELVAERAAQRVGETVQVLVEEVDDVVTGRAAHQGPEVDGSVELVDAAGARVGAFVPAVVTASAGADLVARPLPTWSGRV, encoded by the coding sequence ATGCCTGTCCCCACTGCGCCCACCCTGCCCACCCTCGCCCGGGAGGCCGACGACCTGCTCGCGGTCCACCTCGTCACGCTCGGTTGCGCGCGCAACGAGGTCGACTCCGAGGAGCTCGCGGCCCGGCTCGAGGACGGCGGCTTCCGGCTCGTCGCCGACCCCGAGGACGCGGACGCGGTGATGGTGAACACCTGCGGCTTCGTGGAGGCGGCCAAGAAGGACTCCGTCGACACCCTGCTGGCGGCGGCCGATCTCAAGGAGCAGGGCCGGCCCCGGGCCGTCGTCGCCGTCGGCTGCCTGGCCGAGCGCTACGGGAACGAGCTCGCCGAGTCGCTGCCTGAGACCGACGCGGTGCTCAGCTTCGACGACTACGCCGACGTCGCCGGACGGCTGTCCGCCATCCTCGCGGGGCAGCCGCACACCGCCCACGTCCCCCGCGACCGGCGGACCCTGCTCCCGATGGCTCCCGCGGCCCGCCGTGCGGCCGCCCAGGGGCAGAGCCTGCCCGGGCACGGCACCCCGGCCCCCGCCGCCGCTGCTCCGGACCTGCCGGTCGGTCTGGCCCCGGCCAGCGGTCCGCGCCCGTTGCGCCGCCGGCTCGAGGGCGGGCCCACCGCGCCGCTCAAGATCGCCTCCGGCTGCGACCGCCGCTGCGCCTTCTGCGCCATCCCCGCCTTCCGTGGCGCCTACCTCTCCCGCCCCGCCGCCGAGGTCGTCACCGAGGCGCGCTGGCTGGTCGAGCAGGGCGTCCGCGAGCTCTTCCTGGTCAGCGAGAACACCTCGTCCTACGGCAAGGACCTGGGCGACATCCGCGCCCTGGAGGCCCTGCTCGGCGAGCTCAGCGCCCTGGACGGGCTCGACTGGATCCGGGTGTCCTACCTGCAGCCGGCCGAGGTGCGGCCCAGCCTGGTCAGCGCGATGACGAGCACGCCCAAGGTGGTGCCGTACTTCGACCTCTCCTTCCAGCACGCCTCGCCGACGCTGCTCCGGCGGATGCGCCGGTTCGGCGACCCGGACTCCTTCCTGGCCCTGATCGCCTCCATCCGGGCGCAAGCGCCCACCGCCGGCATCCGGTCCAACGTCATCTGCGGGTTCCCGGGGGAGACCGAGGCCGACGTCGACGTCCTGTGCGACTTCCTCGGTGAGGCCGGCCTCGACGCCATCGGTGTCTTCGGCTACTCCGACGAGGACGGCACCGAGGCGGCGCGGCTGGACCGCCAGCTGCCCCTCGACGTGGTGGAGGAGCGGCGCGAGCGGCTCGCCGACCTGGTCGACGAGCTGGTCGCCGAGCGCGCGGCCCAGCGCGTCGGCGAGACGGTGCAGGTCCTGGTGGAGGAGGTCGACGACGTTGTCACCGGCCGCGCGGCCCACCAGGGGCCCGAGGTCGACGGCTCGGTCGAGCTCGTGGACGCCGCCGGTGCGCGGGTCGGTGCGTTCGTGCCGGCCGTGGTGACCGCCAGCGCGGGGGCCGACCTCGTCGCCCGACCGCTCCCGACGTGGTCCGGCCGTGTCTGA
- a CDS encoding carbohydrate ABC transporter permease, with the protein MTALADTRPGGTAARSGTERPRPARLGRRLLGRHPLGLLLSAPYLVFVLVVFAYPLVFAGYMSFRDYFFAAPGVDVDRPFVGLENYRTLVADPAVRRSFVNVAVFLLINVPLTVVGSLVLASLLNRVVHLRTFLRVSYYLPYIAASVAIVAVWLFLFSGGGIVNQVLGPLAPDPTWLINSAWAMPSIALFVTWKQMGFYILLYLAALQNVPEELYESAATDGATRLQQFVNVTVPGVRPATVLVLLLATVTGANLFTEPYLLTGGGGPNGASASPVLIMYQEGIEQGKPGYAAAIGVVLVLATLVIALLQNRFAGERDR; encoded by the coding sequence GTGACCGCTCTCGCCGACACCCGCCCCGGCGGCACCGCCGCCCGGTCCGGGACGGAGCGACCGCGGCCGGCCCGGCTCGGGCGCCGGCTGCTCGGCCGGCACCCGCTCGGGCTGCTGCTCAGCGCGCCCTACCTCGTCTTCGTGCTGGTCGTCTTCGCCTACCCGCTCGTCTTCGCCGGCTACATGTCGTTCCGCGACTACTTCTTCGCCGCCCCGGGCGTCGACGTCGACCGGCCCTTCGTCGGGCTGGAGAACTACCGGACCCTCGTCGCCGACCCGGCCGTCCGGCGGTCCTTCGTCAACGTCGCGGTGTTCCTGCTGATCAACGTGCCGCTGACCGTGGTCGGCTCGTTGGTGCTGGCCTCGCTGCTCAACCGGGTGGTGCACCTGCGGACCTTCCTGCGGGTGTCGTACTACCTGCCCTACATCGCCGCCAGCGTCGCGATCGTCGCCGTCTGGCTGTTCCTGTTCAGCGGCGGCGGCATCGTCAACCAGGTGCTCGGCCCGCTGGCGCCCGACCCCACCTGGTTGATCAACTCCGCGTGGGCCATGCCCTCGATCGCGCTCTTCGTGACCTGGAAGCAGATGGGGTTCTACATCCTGCTGTACCTGGCCGCGCTGCAGAACGTGCCGGAGGAGCTCTACGAGTCCGCGGCCACCGACGGGGCGACCCGGCTGCAGCAGTTCGTGAACGTCACCGTGCCCGGGGTCCGCCCTGCCACCGTGCTCGTGCTGCTGCTCGCCACCGTCACGGGGGCCAACCTGTTCACCGAGCCGTACCTGCTGACCGGCGGCGGCGGCCCGAACGGGGCGTCGGCCTCGCCCGTCCTGATCATGTACCAGGAGGGGATCGAGCAGGGCAAGCCCGGCTACGCCGCCGCCATCGGCGTCGTGCTGGTGCTCGCCACCCTGGTGATCGCCCTGCTGCAGAACCGCTTCGCCGGGGAGAGGGACCGATGA
- a CDS encoding CinA family protein produces the protein MTAGPDVDVAPAPGVDPAAAAALAALAEHGATLATAESLTGGLIGALLTSVPGASAGYVGGVISYATRLKHTLVGVPSTTLDELGPVAAPTARAMAAGVAARCDADWGLAVTGVAGPEPQDGHPVGQVFVGLARPSTGWTKVEELRLSGDRAAIRRLTAQAALTLLTAAVRNNGAGSGR, from the coding sequence GTGACGGCGGGTCCGGACGTCGACGTGGCGCCCGCGCCCGGCGTCGACCCCGCGGCTGCGGCTGCCCTGGCGGCGTTGGCGGAGCACGGGGCCACCCTGGCCACCGCGGAGTCGTTGACCGGCGGGCTGATCGGTGCGCTGCTGACCTCCGTGCCGGGGGCGTCGGCCGGCTACGTGGGCGGGGTGATCAGCTACGCCACCCGGCTGAAGCACACCCTCGTCGGGGTGCCGTCGACGACGCTCGACGAGCTCGGTCCCGTCGCCGCCCCCACGGCGCGCGCCATGGCGGCCGGGGTGGCCGCGCGCTGCGACGCCGACTGGGGCCTGGCGGTGACGGGCGTCGCGGGACCGGAGCCGCAGGACGGCCACCCGGTCGGGCAGGTGTTCGTCGGGCTGGCCCGCCCGTCCACCGGCTGGACGAAGGTGGAGGAGCTGCGGCTCAGCGGTGACCGGGCCGCCATCCGCCGGCTCACCGCGCAGGCCGCGCTCACGCTGCTCACCGCAGCGGTGCGGAACAACGGGGCCGGCAGCGGGCGTTGA
- a CDS encoding glycoside hydrolase family 130 protein, whose product MTALLRTAPAPAVEADRFPYRLSRLGVVMSPEEGNPHEVEGVLNPGSGRTPDGRLHLLPRLVAAGNVSRIGLAEVVLTDGVPTGVRRDGLLMEPDRSWERGVGHGGVEDPRVTFVAALGLHVMTYVAYGPLGPRTAVATSSDLRTWTRLGPVLYGYDDALDCDLNLYPNKDTTFFPEPVTAPDGTPSLAVLHRPMWDLGEMVPGEGDQPPTGLPDDRGSIWIAFVPLAEARADVRALVHWRQHRFVAGPEHPFEELKIGGGPAPLRVPEGWLLLHHGVTGELVRAFAQQKKVHYAAGGMILHAERPWEVVLRTSTPLLEAVTAEERSGIVPNVVFPTAIETVDDVHYVFYGMADSKIGVARLDRTADPA is encoded by the coding sequence ATGACCGCCCTGCTCCGGACCGCCCCCGCTCCCGCCGTCGAGGCCGACCGCTTCCCCTACCGGCTCAGCCGCCTCGGGGTGGTCATGAGCCCCGAGGAGGGCAACCCGCACGAGGTCGAGGGGGTCCTCAACCCGGGTAGCGGCCGCACGCCCGACGGCCGGCTGCACCTGCTGCCCCGCCTGGTCGCCGCGGGCAACGTCTCCCGGATCGGCCTGGCGGAGGTGGTCCTCACCGACGGCGTGCCGACCGGGGTCCGCCGGGACGGGTTGCTGATGGAGCCCGACCGCAGCTGGGAGCGCGGGGTCGGCCACGGTGGTGTCGAAGACCCGCGGGTGACGTTCGTCGCCGCCCTCGGCCTGCACGTGATGACCTATGTCGCCTACGGGCCGCTGGGCCCGCGGACGGCTGTGGCGACCTCGTCCGACCTGCGCACCTGGACCCGGCTGGGCCCCGTGCTCTACGGCTACGACGACGCCCTCGACTGCGACCTCAACCTCTACCCCAACAAGGACACCACCTTCTTCCCGGAGCCGGTCACCGCTCCGGACGGGACGCCCAGCCTGGCGGTCCTGCACCGGCCGATGTGGGATCTCGGGGAGATGGTGCCGGGCGAGGGCGACCAGCCGCCGACCGGGCTGCCGGACGACCGCGGCAGCATCTGGATCGCCTTCGTGCCGCTGGCGGAGGCCCGGGCGGACGTCCGGGCGCTGGTGCACTGGCGCCAGCACCGCTTCGTCGCCGGACCGGAGCACCCGTTCGAGGAGCTGAAGATCGGCGGCGGCCCGGCGCCGCTCCGGGTGCCCGAGGGCTGGCTGCTGCTGCATCACGGCGTGACGGGCGAGCTGGTCCGGGCCTTCGCGCAGCAGAAGAAGGTCCACTACGCCGCGGGCGGGATGATCCTGCACGCCGAGCGACCCTGGGAGGTGGTGCTGCGGACGAGCACGCCGCTGCTGGAGGCCGTCACCGCCGAGGAGCGCTCGGGGATCGTGCCCAACGTCGTCTTCCCCACCGCCATCGAGACCGTCGACGACGTGCACTACGTCTTCTACGGGATGGCCGACTCGAAGATCGGTGTGGCCCGGCTCGACCGGACCGCCGACCCCGCCTGA
- a CDS encoding helix-turn-helix domain-containing protein: protein MKQVLVRELIGESLREERVAQSRTLREVSKAARVSLGYLSEVERGQKEASSELLASICSALDLPLSVVLNVVSEKMSMYERVTPLPTVRAVPQAAAA from the coding sequence ATGAAGCAGGTGCTGGTGCGTGAGCTCATCGGGGAGTCGCTGCGCGAGGAGCGGGTCGCTCAGAGCCGCACCCTCCGCGAGGTCTCCAAGGCCGCCCGGGTCAGCCTCGGCTACCTGTCCGAGGTCGAACGGGGCCAGAAGGAGGCGTCGAGCGAGCTGCTCGCGTCCATCTGCTCCGCCCTCGACCTGCCGCTCTCGGTGGTGCTCAACGTGGTGAGCGAGAAGATGTCGATGTACGAGCGGGTCACCCCGCTACCGACCGTCCGGGCCGTGCCGCAGGCCGCCGCCGCCTGA
- a CDS encoding extracellular solute-binding protein produces the protein MHRRTLALRALAGLAALGLALTACGGGGDAPSTTEAQTKKGPITVWYSNNEQEVAWGKAMVQAWNSAHPEEKVEGQEIPAGKSSEEVIGAAITAGTAPCLVFNTAPSAVGQFQRQGGLVNLATFPDGAGYISERSGATADQYKAADGGFYQMPWKSNPVMIFYNKKLFSKAGLDPEKPALATYDEFLAAAEKIKDSGAADYAIYPAPTSEFFQTQFDFMPLYAAASGGKSLVADGKATFTDQAGIDVATFWRDVYAGGYAGQETYQGDSFADGKAAMAIVGPWAIAVYQDKVEWGSVPVPTKAGIPADQTYTFSDAKNVGLFSACQNQGTAWEVLKFATSAEQDGQLLEKTGQMPLRTDLQAAFPDYFQENPAYLQFGSQAARTVEVPAGPKTVEMLQDFRDQWTKAVITGDGDVTAALQTAADQINALAGER, from the coding sequence GTGCACCGACGCACCCTCGCCCTCCGAGCCCTGGCCGGCCTGGCCGCCCTGGGCCTCGCCCTCACCGCCTGCGGAGGGGGCGGTGACGCCCCCTCGACCACCGAGGCCCAGACGAAGAAGGGTCCGATCACCGTCTGGTACTCCAACAACGAGCAGGAGGTCGCCTGGGGCAAGGCCATGGTCCAGGCCTGGAACTCCGCGCACCCCGAGGAGAAGGTCGAGGGCCAGGAGATCCCCGCCGGCAAGAGCAGCGAGGAGGTCATCGGCGCGGCCATCACCGCCGGCACGGCACCCTGCCTCGTCTTCAACACCGCTCCGTCGGCGGTCGGCCAGTTCCAGCGCCAGGGCGGTCTGGTCAACCTGGCCACCTTCCCCGACGGTGCCGGCTACATCAGCGAGCGCAGCGGCGCCACGGCCGACCAGTACAAGGCGGCCGACGGCGGCTTCTACCAGATGCCGTGGAAGTCGAACCCGGTGATGATCTTCTACAACAAGAAGCTGTTCTCGAAGGCCGGCCTCGACCCCGAGAAGCCCGCCCTGGCGACCTACGACGAGTTCCTCGCGGCCGCCGAGAAGATCAAGGACTCCGGCGCCGCCGACTACGCGATCTACCCGGCTCCGACGAGCGAGTTCTTCCAGACGCAGTTCGACTTCATGCCGCTCTACGCCGCCGCGAGCGGGGGCAAGTCCCTGGTCGCGGACGGCAAGGCGACGTTCACCGACCAGGCCGGGATCGACGTCGCGACCTTCTGGCGGGACGTCTACGCCGGGGGCTACGCGGGTCAGGAGACCTACCAGGGCGACTCCTTCGCCGACGGCAAGGCGGCGATGGCCATCGTCGGGCCGTGGGCCATCGCCGTCTACCAGGACAAGGTGGAGTGGGGGTCGGTGCCGGTGCCGACCAAGGCCGGCATCCCGGCCGACCAGACCTACACGTTCAGCGACGCCAAGAACGTCGGGCTGTTCAGCGCCTGCCAGAACCAGGGGACCGCGTGGGAGGTGCTGAAGTTCGCGACCAGCGCCGAGCAGGACGGCCAGCTCCTCGAGAAGACGGGGCAGATGCCGTTGCGGACGGACCTGCAGGCGGCCTTCCCGGACTACTTCCAGGAGAACCCGGCCTACCTCCAGTTCGGCAGCCAGGCCGCTCGCACGGTCGAGGTGCCCGCCGGGCCGAAGACGGTGGAGATGCTCCAGGACTTCCGCGACCAGTGGACCAAGGCGGTCATCACCGGCGACGGCGACGTGACGGCGGCCCTGCAGACCGCGGCCGACCAGATCAACGCGCTGGCCGGCGAGCGGTAG
- a CDS encoding carbohydrate ABC transporter permease: MSRAATVLRGLVLGLGALVFLFPFYYMVMGSLQTAPDQSVAGAFPHPGNLTGANYVAIDSRISLVRGLVNSGIFTGGVVLCTVVFAVLVGYALAVLQWRGRGVTFALALLVQVVPFQLLIIPLYVLIARNYGLADNYLGMILPFAINSTAVIIFRQYFLQVPKELFEAARIDGAGEVGLLVRVALPLVRPALVTVVLLTFIGPWNEFLWPFLITKRADMQPLAVSLANYITNVAATAANPFGAAMAGAVVLAAPLVVLFIVFQRYFISTDLGSGVKG; this comes from the coding sequence ATGAGCCGCGCCGCCACCGTCCTGCGGGGGCTGGTGCTGGGGCTGGGTGCCCTTGTCTTCCTGTTCCCCTTCTACTACATGGTGATGGGCTCGCTGCAGACCGCACCCGACCAGAGCGTGGCCGGGGCCTTCCCGCACCCGGGCAACCTGACCGGCGCCAACTACGTCGCCATCGACAGCCGGATCAGCCTCGTCCGCGGGCTGGTGAACTCGGGCATCTTCACCGGCGGGGTGGTGCTGTGCACGGTGGTCTTCGCCGTGCTCGTGGGCTACGCGCTGGCCGTGCTGCAGTGGCGCGGCCGCGGGGTGACCTTCGCCCTGGCGCTGCTCGTGCAGGTGGTGCCCTTCCAGCTGCTGATCATCCCCCTGTACGTCCTGATCGCGCGCAACTACGGCCTGGCCGACAACTACCTCGGGATGATCTTGCCGTTCGCGATCAACTCGACCGCGGTGATCATCTTCCGGCAGTACTTCCTGCAGGTGCCCAAGGAGCTCTTCGAGGCCGCCCGCATCGACGGCGCGGGCGAGGTCGGGCTGCTCGTCCGCGTCGCCCTGCCCCTGGTCAGGCCGGCCCTGGTGACCGTCGTCCTGCTCACCTTCATCGGGCCCTGGAACGAGTTCCTGTGGCCGTTCCTGATCACCAAGCGGGCCGACATGCAGCCGCTGGCGGTCTCGCTGGCCAACTACATCACCAACGTGGCGGCCACTGCGGCGAACCCGTTCGGCGCGGCGATGGCGGGCGCCGTGGTCCTGGCCGCCCCGCTCGTCGTGCTCTTCATCGTCTTCCAGCGCTACTTCATCTCCACCGACCTCGGGTCCGGGGTCAAGGGATGA
- the pgsA gene encoding CDP-diacylglycerol--glycerol-3-phosphate 3-phosphatidyltransferase, with the protein MAEPETSSWNVPNALTALRIVLVPVFAWMLLAHPDETGWRIATALVFLGAILTDSLDGHLARKHNLITRFGKLADPIADKALTGMAFIGLSLVGELWWWVTVVMLVREWGITLMRFVVLRYGVMAAGRGGKLKTVLQAVAIMLYLLPLPGWAHVVAVVVMLVALAVTVVTGLDYVRDAVALRRRSRTGS; encoded by the coding sequence ATGGCCGAGCCGGAGACCAGCTCTTGGAACGTCCCGAACGCGCTGACGGCGCTGCGCATCGTCCTCGTCCCCGTCTTCGCCTGGATGCTGCTCGCCCACCCCGACGAGACCGGCTGGCGGATCGCCACCGCTCTGGTCTTCCTGGGGGCGATCCTCACCGACAGCCTGGACGGCCACCTGGCCCGCAAGCACAACCTCATCACCCGCTTCGGCAAGCTCGCGGACCCCATTGCCGACAAGGCGCTCACCGGGATGGCGTTCATCGGGCTGTCGCTGGTCGGTGAGCTGTGGTGGTGGGTGACGGTCGTCATGCTCGTCCGCGAGTGGGGGATCACCCTGATGCGCTTCGTCGTCCTCCGCTACGGCGTGATGGCAGCGGGCCGCGGCGGGAAGCTCAAGACGGTGCTGCAGGCGGTGGCGATCATGCTCTACCTGCTGCCCCTGCCCGGCTGGGCGCACGTCGTCGCCGTCGTCGTGATGCTCGTGGCGCTGGCCGTCACCGTCGTCACGGGCCTCGACTACGTCCGCGACGCCGTGGCCCTGCGCCGCCGGAGCCGGACCGGGTCGTGA